The proteins below come from a single Aegilops tauschii subsp. strangulata cultivar AL8/78 chromosome 6, Aet v6.0, whole genome shotgun sequence genomic window:
- the LOC109767680 gene encoding uncharacterized protein → MALRRAIGSLAVRSQASYCLRRAAASPPTLTPPPPPPPSFRRPVIVPRRSFAAPPQHVKKVAKHDDDDAGPRLNNDITAPFLRLVTDQGHDVVPRHEALQMAARMGLDLVEVDRKSDPPVCKIIDFHKEKYIKDVKDKERLKAKSAITLRCGDIKEVRFKAKTEIKDLKVKADAITRLMDRGYRVKCMAMPAGNEAEDLGGPLSRLLGLIQDVCTVESGPHLDSKHAYVIVRHVKFATKKGGKKASKAMEDASKGSPRTATSESPPAATDSGDDTSEHGLEAEDVDKAPAYTPRESSPQKKGQDRGFRGSNRGNLDKSTGAGGNRINPGQGGPQPSQYGLGSRNGSPEMEKLKQAKANEGMTPEQTNRYASRRQQPGGVDSQGRPPQQDPRRGEHEGRYQRPPLEQPSPPPPRFNQGRPPQQDLRRNENNEDRYCRPQDNQRPPLQQPGPPPPRFSQGSRPPQQDPRGNERGGHVPPYSSQRPQFQQSNPNAEPSAGNPASTAARSVGVFSSRKPGTASEPKKTADGGLSGGAGKPADTGPAKSFGIFSKPKKGSS, encoded by the exons ATGGCTCTCCGCCGCGCCATCGGGTCCCTCGCCGTCCGCTCGCAGGCATCATACtgcctccgccgcgccgccgcctcgccccccACCCTCACGCCTCCTCCGCCCCCGCCTCCGTCCTTCCGCCGCCCGGTCATCGTCCCACGCCGCTCCTTCGCCGCCCCGCCCCAGCAC GTCAAGAAGGTGGCCAagcacgacgacgacgacgccggGCCCCGGCTCAACAACGACATCACCGCTCCCTTCCTCCGGCTCGTCACCGACCAAG ggcatgatgTTGTCCCCAGGCACGAGGCCCTTCAGATGGCTGCCAGGATGGGGCTGGACCTGGTTGAG GTTGACCGGAAATCGGACCCTCCGGTTTGCAAGATCATCGACTTCCACAAGGAGAAGTACATCAAGGATGTCAAGGACAAAGAGCGCCTAAAAGCCAAG TCTGCTATTACTTTGCGTTGTGGAGATATCAAAGAAGTGCGGTTTAAGGCGAAAACA GAAATTAAAGACTTGAAGGTGAAAGCAGATGCAATTACCAGGCTGATGGACCGTGGTTACAGGGTGAAG TGCATGGCGATGCCCGCAGGTAACGAAGCCGAAGATTTAGGCGGACCGCTATCTCGCTTATTAGGACTG ATTCAAGATGTCTGTACCGTGGAAAGCGGGCCGCATTTGGACTCCAAGCATGCATATGTTATTGTCAGGCACGTGAAGTttgcaaccaagaaaggtggaaAGAAAGCAAGCAAGGCCATGGAAGACGCAAGCAAAGGCAGCCCCCGCACCGCTACCTCCGAATCGCCACCCGCTGCTACTGATAGCGGGGACGACACAAGTGAACATGGTCTGGAAGCTGAGGATGTTGACAAAGCTCCCGCCTATACCCCCCGTGAATCTTCACCGCAAAAGAAAGGGCAAGATAGAGGGTTTAGAGGCAGCAACCGCGGTAACTTGGACAAGAGCACTGGTGCTGGAGGAAACAGGATTAACCCTGGTCAGGGTGGACCACAACCATCGCAATATGGACTTGGTTCCAGGAATGGTAGTCCTGAAATGGAAAAGCTAAAGCAGGCTAAGGCTAATGAAGGCATGACACCCGAGCAGACAAACAGGTATGCCAGCCGTAGGCAGCAGCCCGGAGGCGTAGACAGCCAAGGCAGACCACCACAGCAGGACCCTAGGAGAGGTGAACATGAAGGCCGCTATCAAAGGCCTCCTTTGGAACAGCCGAGCCCACCACCGCCAAGGTTCAACCAAGGAAGACCCCCGCAGCAAGACCTGAGAAGAAACGAGAACAACGAAGACAGGTATTGCCGTCCCCAGGACAACCAAAGGCCACCTCTGCAACAGCCTGGCCCGCCGCCCCCAAGGTTCAGCCAAGGCAGCAGACCCCCGCAGCAGGACCCGAGGGGAAACGAGAGAGGAGGCCATGTCCCGCCGTATAGCAGCCAGCGGCCGCAGTTCCAGCAATCGAATCCGAACGCCGAGCCATCAGCAGGGAACCCTGCTTCGACAGCAGCCAGAAGCGTGGGCGTATTCAGCAGCCGAAAGCCAGGCACGGCATCCGAGCCGAAGAAGACGGCGGACGGCGGTCTGTCTGGTGGTGCCGGTAAGCCTGCCGATACCGGCCCGGCCAAAAGCTTCGGGATATTCAGTAAACCTAAAAAGGGAAGCTCATGA